Proteins from a genomic interval of Chryseobacterium indologenes:
- a CDS encoding RidA family protein produces the protein MKKILALFCTATFLFSFSQKTMNPVEYKSSPKVFNIKGLSQSVSIDCGSSQMILLSGQVPLDPEGNLVGNTVEEQSRQVFMNIENILKEYGGTGKDIIKLGIFIRDISKTPDFRKVRDLYINLENPPVSSLIEVSRLFRDDVLIEVEATAVIKNK, from the coding sequence ATGAAAAAGATTCTTGCTCTGTTCTGCACAGCAACTTTTCTATTTTCATTCAGTCAGAAAACGATGAACCCTGTAGAATATAAAAGTTCGCCAAAAGTTTTCAACATTAAAGGATTATCGCAATCAGTAAGCATTGATTGTGGCAGTTCCCAAATGATTTTATTATCCGGGCAGGTTCCTTTGGATCCGGAAGGCAACCTGGTGGGAAATACCGTAGAAGAACAGAGCCGTCAGGTTTTTATGAATATTGAAAACATCCTGAAAGAATACGGTGGTACAGGTAAGGACATTATAAAACTCGGAATTTTCATCAGAGATATATCCAAAACTCCTGATTTCAGAAAAGTGAGAGATTTGTATATTAATCTTGAAAACCCTCCTGTAAGCAGCCTTATAGAAGTAAGCAGGCTTTTCAGAGATGACGTTCTTATCGAGGTGGAAGCCACAGCAGTGATTAAAAATAAATAA
- a CDS encoding GlsB/YeaQ/YmgE family stress response membrane protein, whose amino-acid sequence MGILTWILFGLIAGAIAKLIMPGTQGGGWLMTIILGIIGAFVGGFIGSFLGWGTVESFDFRSMLLAVGGSLIVLWIYGMATKKS is encoded by the coding sequence ATGGGAATTTTAACTTGGATCTTATTTGGTCTTATCGCTGGAGCCATTGCAAAATTAATCATGCCGGGTACTCAGGGAGGCGGATGGCTTATGACAATTATCCTGGGAATTATAGGAGCGTTTGTTGGAGGATTTATAGGAAGTTTTCTTGGTTGGGGAACAGTTGAAAGTTTCGACTTCAGAAGCATGCTGCTAGCCGTGGGAGGATCACTCATTGTCCTCTGGATCTACGGAATGGCAACAAAGAAAAGCTGA
- a CDS encoding DUF4295 domain-containing protein: protein MAKKVVATLQTGSKKMTKVVKMVKSSKSGAYIFEEKVMNADEVDGYLKK from the coding sequence ATGGCAAAGAAAGTAGTAGCAACCCTACAAACTGGGTCTAAGAAAATGACTAAAGTGGTGAAAATGGTTAAGTCTTCTAAATCAGGAGCTTACATTTTCGAAGAAAAAGTAATGAATGCTGACGAAGTTGACGGTTATTTGAAAAAATAA
- the sppA gene encoding signal peptide peptidase SppA, with protein MRSFFKNVLANIVAIVILCALFFIFFIMLLVFSSMGSDKSVVVKKNSVLTINLKTNIIDSPTEEEMGLFGIGTQNKSVLLYDVLEAINKAKTDDNIKGISIEADDLNAGLTQIDDIRNAIEDFKKSGKFVYAYGNGVSQSAYYLGSVADQYYLNPAGGIELKGLSTEVAFFKDFADKYGIGIEVIRHGKFKAAVEPFLRNDISPENKEQLSALLNDLWKNTSTKMAASRKMDTLQFKTVVDSLYGMIPELGLKYKLADKLIQKTEYEDLIKAKLNIKDKEKLSKISLASYINSYADEDSSGEKVAILYASGSINNGDNYNDIHSEKYVKYIKKLQEDDKVKAVVFRINSPGGSANASDEILFELQQLKKKKPLVVSFGDYAASGGYYVAMAADKIYSEPNTLTGSIGVFGVMPYYKDIASKNGIRADIVATNANSMYYSGLNGVTPYGVNMMTRSVEGTYKRFVHFVTQNRKQTFEQIDNVGGGRVWSGVRAKQIGLVDELGTLNDAVKFAAQKAGLKSYHVDSFPKKMSPVEQLFKDLNEEDVSARIIKSKIGKSNYEILQQITDKKLQSDIKMEMPYQIRVN; from the coding sequence ATGAGAAGTTTCTTTAAAAATGTTTTGGCAAATATAGTCGCAATTGTGATACTTTGCGCTTTATTTTTCATCTTTTTCATTATGCTGCTTGTGTTTAGTTCTATGGGAAGTGATAAGTCGGTAGTGGTGAAAAAGAATTCGGTTCTTACGATTAATTTAAAAACAAATATTATAGATAGTCCTACAGAAGAAGAAATGGGACTGTTTGGAATCGGAACTCAAAACAAGAGTGTTCTTTTATATGATGTTTTGGAAGCTATCAATAAAGCCAAAACTGATGATAATATTAAAGGGATAAGTATTGAGGCTGATGACTTAAATGCTGGATTGACGCAGATTGATGATATCAGAAACGCCATTGAAGATTTTAAAAAGAGCGGAAAATTTGTGTATGCCTACGGAAATGGAGTTTCGCAATCCGCTTATTATTTAGGATCGGTAGCTGATCAGTATTATCTTAATCCTGCAGGCGGGATAGAACTTAAGGGGCTTTCTACTGAAGTTGCCTTCTTTAAAGATTTTGCGGATAAATATGGAATAGGTATTGAAGTTATCCGTCACGGGAAATTTAAAGCTGCCGTTGAACCCTTTTTAAGAAATGATATTTCTCCTGAAAACAAAGAACAGCTGAGTGCCCTTTTAAATGACCTTTGGAAAAATACATCCACTAAAATGGCTGCTTCGAGAAAGATGGACACCCTTCAGTTTAAAACAGTCGTTGATAGTTTATATGGGATGATTCCGGAACTTGGGCTGAAATATAAACTGGCAGATAAACTTATTCAGAAAACAGAATATGAAGATCTGATTAAGGCAAAATTAAATATCAAAGATAAAGAGAAACTGAGCAAGATATCATTGGCCAGCTATATCAATTCTTATGCGGATGAAGATAGTTCAGGCGAGAAAGTGGCAATATTATATGCTTCGGGATCTATTAATAACGGAGATAATTATAATGACATCCATTCTGAAAAATACGTAAAATATATTAAAAAGCTTCAGGAAGATGATAAGGTGAAAGCGGTCGTTTTCAGAATCAACTCGCCGGGAGGAAGTGCCAATGCTTCAGATGAAATCCTTTTTGAACTGCAACAGCTGAAAAAGAAAAAACCTTTGGTTGTATCTTTTGGTGATTACGCAGCATCAGGAGGTTATTATGTGGCGATGGCTGCAGATAAGATCTATTCAGAACCTAACACTCTTACTGGATCTATCGGAGTTTTCGGAGTAATGCCTTATTATAAAGATATTGCCAGTAAAAATGGAATCCGCGCGGATATTGTTGCTACAAATGCCAACTCTATGTACTATTCAGGTTTAAATGGGGTTACACCTTACGGAGTAAATATGATGACAAGAAGTGTTGAAGGTACGTATAAAAGGTTTGTACATTTTGTAACGCAAAACAGAAAGCAGACTTTTGAGCAAATCGATAATGTTGGCGGAGGGAGAGTATGGAGCGGAGTTCGTGCCAAGCAGATCGGTTTGGTAGATGAATTAGGAACTTTAAATGATGCCGTAAAATTTGCTGCACAAAAAGCAGGGTTAAAATCGTATCATGTAGATTCTTTCCCTAAGAAAATGTCTCCTGTAGAACAGCTCTTCAAAGATCTTAATGAGGAAGATGTATCGGCAAGAATTATCAAGAGTAAAATAGGTAAATCCAATTATGAGATCTTACAGCAGATCACAGACAAAAAATTACAGTCTGACATTAAAATGGAAATGCCTTACCAGATTAGGGTTAACTAA
- a CDS encoding OmpA family protein, whose translation MKLGLLLLATLPIAAYAQAQNSSTTVNSSTEYPNTFSSGSANVQPFDNKARRFRDWSVSVGGGAAFMVHSALTSINKDKVNWGYSAYVSIDKQISHTFGASIMYTRGETKQTGQLPGVPGQMAGVATATTQFDQVSLLGDINFSNLLRRVDNHSPYRWAFHGYGGLGLMGYRTSLHDNDRNRWSDNPKRVPSFVKKDLDFGSIFYQFGLGLKYNVSKLIDIEARTMYLISGEQSFDGSGYNNSSYDPAAPVESGYRYTILNNKRSYNAWTVTLGASFKIGKQETHLAWHDPLQEAYYRTNVLENASTDFVVCEKGDKDNDGVCDDWDRQLDTPAGARVDGAGVALDMDLDGVIDLYDKCVTVPGPVENNGCPTK comes from the coding sequence ATGAAATTAGGTTTATTATTATTGGCCACACTGCCTATCGCAGCTTATGCACAAGCTCAAAACAGCAGTACCACAGTAAACTCTTCAACTGAGTACCCTAATACCTTTTCTTCGGGTTCAGCTAATGTACAACCTTTTGACAACAAAGCCAGACGCTTTAGAGATTGGTCCGTTTCCGTAGGAGGCGGTGCAGCATTTATGGTTCATTCTGCTTTAACATCCATCAACAAGGATAAAGTCAACTGGGGATACAGTGCGTATGTAAGTATTGACAAACAAATCTCACATACATTTGGTGCAAGTATAATGTACACAAGAGGAGAAACCAAACAAACAGGTCAGCTACCAGGTGTTCCAGGACAAATGGCAGGTGTAGCAACTGCTACAACACAGTTTGATCAGGTTTCCCTATTAGGGGACATCAACTTCTCCAATCTGCTAAGAAGAGTAGATAATCATTCTCCTTACCGATGGGCATTCCATGGTTACGGAGGACTGGGACTTATGGGTTATAGAACGTCTCTGCATGATAATGACAGAAACAGATGGAGTGACAATCCTAAAAGGGTACCTTCATTCGTTAAAAAAGATCTTGATTTCGGATCTATATTCTATCAGTTTGGTTTAGGTTTAAAATATAACGTGTCTAAACTTATTGACATTGAAGCCAGAACCATGTATCTTATCAGTGGTGAACAATCATTTGACGGAAGCGGTTACAACAATTCAAGTTATGATCCTGCAGCTCCTGTAGAATCAGGATACAGATACACGATTCTTAACAATAAGAGATCTTATAATGCCTGGACAGTTACTTTAGGTGCTTCTTTCAAAATAGGAAAGCAGGAAACTCATCTGGCATGGCATGATCCTCTTCAGGAAGCTTACTACAGAACAAATGTCTTAGAAAATGCTTCTACAGACTTTGTAGTTTGTGAAAAAGGAGATAAGGATAATGACGGTGTATGTGACGACTGGGACAGACAGCTTGACACTCCTGCCGGAGCAAGAGTGGATGGTGCCGGAGTTGCATTAGACATGGATCTTGATGGCGTTATCGATCTTTACGATAAGTGCGTTACTGTACCGGGACCTGTTGAGAATAACGGTTGTCCGACTAAATAA
- the ftsY gene encoding signal recognition particle-docking protein FtsY produces the protein MSWFKNIFKKEEKETLDKGLEKSSQGFFEKMTKAVVGKSKVDDEVLDDLEEVLIASDVGASTTIKIIQRIEERVARDKYVGVNELDHILREEISGLLLENPHAGTGNIDTSKKPYVIMVVGVNGVGKTTTIGKLAHQFKSEGKKVVLGAADTFRAAAVDQLVIWSERVGVPIVKQEMGSDPASVAFDTVQSAVAQNADVVIIDTAGRLHNKINLMNELSKIKRVMQKVIPDAPHEILLVLDGSTGQNAFEQAKQFTAATEVNALAVTKLDGTAKGGVVIGISDQFQIPVKYIGVGEKMQDLQLFNGTEFVDSFFKKR, from the coding sequence ATGAGTTGGTTTAAAAATATTTTCAAAAAGGAAGAAAAAGAAACACTTGACAAAGGGTTGGAAAAATCCAGTCAGGGTTTCTTTGAAAAAATGACGAAAGCCGTAGTCGGTAAAAGCAAGGTGGATGATGAGGTACTTGATGATCTTGAAGAGGTCCTGATTGCATCCGACGTAGGCGCCTCTACGACCATCAAAATCATTCAACGAATTGAAGAACGTGTCGCCAGAGATAAATATGTTGGCGTAAACGAACTGGATCATATTCTTAGGGAAGAAATTTCAGGATTACTGCTTGAAAACCCGCATGCGGGAACAGGAAATATTGACACTTCTAAAAAGCCTTACGTCATTATGGTCGTGGGCGTAAATGGTGTCGGTAAAACAACTACTATCGGAAAACTGGCTCACCAGTTTAAATCAGAAGGCAAAAAGGTTGTTTTGGGTGCTGCCGATACTTTCAGAGCAGCAGCAGTTGATCAGCTGGTGATCTGGAGTGAAAGAGTTGGCGTTCCTATTGTAAAACAGGAAATGGGTTCTGATCCAGCTTCTGTAGCGTTTGACACCGTACAAAGTGCCGTTGCCCAGAATGCTGATGTGGTGATCATTGATACTGCAGGAAGACTTCATAACAAAATCAACCTGATGAATGAACTTTCTAAAATCAAAAGGGTAATGCAAAAGGTTATTCCTGATGCGCCTCATGAGATTTTATTGGTTTTAGACGGTTCAACCGGGCAGAATGCTTTCGAGCAGGCAAAACAGTTTACTGCAGCCACGGAAGTGAATGCATTAGCGGTAACAAAACTTGACGGAACTGCTAAAGGAGGAGTTGTTATCGGGATCTCTGATCAGTTTCAGATTCCGGTGAAATACATTGGCGTAGGCGAAAAAATGCAGGATCTTCAACTTTTTAATGGTACGGAATTTGTAGACTCATTCTTCAAGAAAAGATGA
- the rpmG gene encoding 50S ribosomal protein L33, which produces MAKKGNRVQVILECTEHKESGMPGMSRYISTKNKKNTTERLELKKYNPVLKRSTLHKEIK; this is translated from the coding sequence ATGGCAAAAAAAGGAAACAGAGTTCAAGTAATCCTTGAATGTACAGAGCACAAAGAAAGTGGTATGCCAGGAATGTCTAGATACATTTCTACAAAAAATAAAAAGAACACTACAGAGAGATTGGAATTGAAAAAATACAATCCTGTTCTTAAGAGATCTACCCTTCACAAAGAAATCAAGTAA